One genomic region from Ptychodera flava strain L36383 chromosome 14, AS_Pfla_20210202, whole genome shotgun sequence encodes:
- the LOC139149529 gene encoding EF-hand calcium-binding domain-containing protein 11-like, protein MSDILFKFGSYHLPERRHITETDRKHISAVFHQCDAGHKGHLTKEDLKVAVVSLLGYKPTKYEVEEMLRLADEIDGEKCMTLDHFMNVMSSKLSLVDKDDEIRQTFMVFDTQCRGFLTVEDLKKAFSQVAPHIATHRVETAFREVDRDGDGRVSYRDFEFMMKYYLDAL, encoded by the exons ATgagtgatattttatttaaatttggaAGTTATCATCTTCCAGAAAGAAGACATATTACCGAGACGGATAGGAAACACATTTCAGCC GTATTCCACCAATGTGATGCTGGACACAAAGGTCACCTGACAAAAGAAGACCTCAAAGTAGCGGTTGTCTCTCTCCTTGGATACAAACCCACAAAA TATGAAGTTGAAGAAATGTTGAGACTGGCTGATGAAATAGATGGAGAAAAAT GCATGACATTGGATCATTTCATGAATGTGATGAGTTCAAAACTGTCTTTGGTTGACAAGGATGATGAAATCAGACAGACGTTCATGGTCTTTGATACTCAAT GCAGAGGGTTTCTGACAGTAGAAGATCTGAAGAAGGCATTTTCCCAGGTTGCACCACACATAGCGACACACAGAGTGGAAACGGCCTTCCGAGAAGTTGACCGAGATGGTGATGGCAGAGTTAGTTACAGggattttgaatttatgatgaaatattacCTTGACGCTCTATGA